The sequence below is a genomic window from Gossypium hirsutum isolate 1008001.06 chromosome A11, Gossypium_hirsutum_v2.1, whole genome shotgun sequence.
gtaaggggtgttacattcctaATCATTGATTTGGCCTATGGCTCTAGACGAATGAAGGAGAACTTAAAGTTTGACATAACTTGAAAGGCAAACAAATCCAAGTCAGATCTAATAACTAAAAAGGGCAgcaattaaaacaagtaataaaagaTAGAAGAACAATGAATCCAAATTAAAGATCAGAAACAATTAAATAAGAACAAAAcaacaaagaaacaaaacaagaTATATGGAAAAGATGGAAagtggcgtgtagaagtcctaaaAAGCCTTGGAAATCAAATGAATCTACAACCCCCTTCAAATGACTCTAATTTCTCatccaaaaaaaagaaaacttgccaagaaaaagcttgaagatgatccccacaatctaaaaagattgatAAAACTCctctaaaagaaaactcaaagagaaacTATTGAAgagaaaaactcagagaattttatTAACTCAATAGAGAATGTTggtgaatgaattaatgaattgtgtataatggAAAGGCCTTTATATAGGTTAGCTAAGtacatctaaataaaactcttaagcaTACTTGAACTCTAAtgaatctaaacaagaagtagttttaaactaaacttttttgtcgacataaaactcctaaaaaatctaaaatttggaataaataaataataaaacttaataaatataatattgagctcatatataacaaaaattaaacctaaaaatcAAACATAGTATgatttaaatttagttaaaagTCCGAAACTCGTAATTTCTGTTATAATCCCATCCAGAAATTTTGCTCGCGCAATCTTCATTcaaacggtcataacttgagtTCTCAAACttgaaattgagtgattcaaagtgcattGTGAATCTAAGAGACATATTTTTTATCAATATGAAGACTTATTAACTTAGAAATTCCTAGATCCCTTTCAAAAATGCACTGCAAGTCAACTGATTATAACATATCATTGAATTGTAACCCCTAAACTTGTTAGTATCTTCCTCATGTGCTTGTCATCATGGATTGATATTTTAAGTCCAGAAACAAAATTGGTTTCTTCTAATTCACCATCGTTTCGTATTGAACTCCAAAGTTTATTGTTTTACATCTTCAACTTTTCTTCTCAAAATCCAAAGTTTATTGTTTTGGATCTTCAACTTTTCTTCTCAACTTTTCTTCTCGAAATCTTTCGTGATAAAGTTGCTTGGCTGTTAAATAGGTTCCTTGGTGTTAAAAAGCTTATCAATTGAGTTTCAAAAACATGGaagatttttatctttggaaatAAGAAAGAGCAAAAGCTCATCATTTTGGGGATATATGCAACGGAAATCCGATCACCATAATTATtacttctttttatatatttgatcTATTTCATGTTAATCTGACTGCAAAATACATTTTTTGTTACCAATATATAAGAATTGAAGataatttatttgaattgatTATAGGATTAATTCCAACAAATACCCCTAAacagtcaaatatatatatttgattatcaataaaaatatttttgattcaGTGCATAGCTTACATTGATTGAAACAAATATCTAATATTCTTACTTTGCAGTCTATCATTAAAACATATAAGATGCCCTTGCATTGCATAAGCTCGGACCAACTACGTATTTTACACCCAAAAAAGGCCAAGTTGGTTCATAAACTAGTCTCTAGTTTGGTTTTAACCTTGATCACTGGCCTCTTAACGGTCTTTTTGTGTGTAGCACAGCAAGGGAGAACCATAAAGTAAAACGAAATAGGCAAAACATTGATGGAAATAAAGAGATGAAACCATTATTAAGGATGAACAATTGGTTCACCCAAATTTTCATTAGCTGATGTATACATGCTGTCTATAAGATCTAtagactttgagaaaagaaacgTTACATAGTTCACCGCAGTATTGATCACCTGAGGTTGCTGGCAGGGTGGTCACCATCATGCTTTTCACGGCAGCCAAAAATTTCAATTCGGGTGAATATCCGGTCAGCTTACAGTAAAGAAAGAAAAGTCAACAGAATGTGGTATCCATGCCCTTTTTTACGTTAGAGTGACAGAGTTGTTCTTAATAGTCAGCTTGGAGGAAACGCTCGTATTGTGTCCCATTTAACGTCTTTATCACATCATCCCAGTTCTTCACAAAATCAGATAATGGACCTTTGTGTATTTTAACCTGTCGACTAGTCAATTCCATCCGCGGAAGACCTAGAAACTCTTGAACATCATCTAGTTTCTGGGACAAGCATGGGAAACAATGACATAAAGCAGAGGTACAAGTTAGACAAGAATGCTTACTTCGAAATGGCATTAACATAAAAGAATCTAGAAGAAATGAGTTAAGAAAGATGGCATTGCATAAGAGGATAGCAAATCATTTAGGACGGAAGGCGTGTATACTAGGACATTTACTAAAAAGCTGTTTAGCAGTCTGGAAGTATGGTAAATATTTCACGAAAACTTGTTACTATCCTtaccgtattgtttgtgaaaagatCCTCATAGTACACAACCATGTGACGGGTGCTGTTGAAGTATTCCAAAGCCTTGACAGCATCCATCTCCACTTCTCTCAGATCACTTATTAATGATGTAGAGTTGATTATCGGCTTGTAACTTGAAAGAGCAGCCGCCTACATTAAGTGACTAGCAATAATTTCAAGATTCTCCAACAATgaaagacaaaaagaaaaagggcAAAAGAGTGTGTCTATGGTGGGATAGGTATAGAGACAAATACCTCTTCCTGTGAATGAACATGAGACTTGTGGGTTCCATTTAATAGCTTAGCATAACGGTCATGTGAATTTGCAAGCAATGAAACCATTCTTCGAAGCAAATTTCTTCGGAAGAGAAATACGACAGAAACTCCCTGATAATTGAAGTATTCTACTATTTCTTTATGGTACTCTATCAATCCCTGCATAAAAATAAATCTAGCAGTTAGCAAATAAACCATAAAGCAACCCCTGGGATTCAAATAATTTCCATCCATCATATAGAATAATGACCATCTTAAACTCAGCCTCTCGCATGACTTCTTCTATGGTTAATCACTGTATAGAAATCGGGAGATACAAAAATCATATATCTAAAAGTAAGTACACTACAGATAAAACATACAAGCAAGCAAATCTGAAGTCTTTAACATTTAACCAGAAATTCCCTCAAAACTTGATTCAATGACAGTTAGAGGTCTCCTGACCAAAGCCTcgcaaattcaatttctttttggAAGGGATCTTGTCAaacatttttttctcatttttatgtATAAGAAAAAGGTATCAGATCACATAggaacacaaatatatataattgtaattttgtaatggtaaaatttgtttgaaaattCAACTACATTTACTTACCTGATTCAACATCCACTTGAAGCCAACAGCAGCAGAGCACTCATTCTTGGAAGCACTATTGAACCAATCTAACTTGTAAACTCTATCTAAAGTCTGCATAATTGTTGAAATGTTTTTCCTCCTATCCATTGCACAGAATATCTCCCCATTTGAGCTTATATTAATATGACTATTTAGCAAAGTCTCAAACCATCCACTTCCTGACCTTTGCATCGACAATATGGCAAAGAATCGTACCGGATTTTGTATGCATTCACCCCTACCAAAGTATTAAAAACCAAAATCTTAagataatttaactaaaaataagagaaaaaaaaaactccaaatGGAAGTATACATGTTTACCTGCTAAAAGTTTGAGGCTTAGGGTAATGCAAGGTAGGAATTCGAGCTTCTAATTGTGCAAGAATGTTCCTATCTGGAGATGGACTCTCAATGAGTTGGAGGTTCTGAGTTTTGATCTTGCTAACTGTATTTATCTGCCTTAAACAGACTGTACAGATATAAATACCACACACAATACCAAACAATAAAACTATTGTCCTTAAGAACACTGGAGACTTCTTGGGAGACTTTACAATTACTGTCTCCTGCATAGAAAAGGAGGAAAAATATTAAGATTTTGACATACAAGCAAACACTTTTAGTAGCAAAGTAAAGAGGAATTGTTCTGAGATATATTTCAAACTGGTGTAACTAGGCAAGCTAAAAAAAAGTAAAGGTGCCCTCtgtaaaagaaaaagggaaatagaagagaaagttaaaacttaaaacccattttaatagttttatcaGAGTcctaaaacagaaacaaaaaaaataatacaatgtTGGTTCAAGAACAAGTGGAGAAAAACCCAGATCCAAACATGCAAACACAAATTATCCTTCAAACCCAGCAATATATTGTTTACAAAGACGGAACTACTAACTTAACAAAATGAAAATGTTTGAGCAGGGAATCAAGGAAAATCAAAATACTTTTTCTCGAAAAATTTGAGCTTTGGCATCATTCGACACAATCCAGGGCCATTCAACAGAAATTTGAGTCATTTTTAAGCGTCACAAAAGAAAACCAAGTGCAAACCCAGCAAAGAAAAGAACCCAGACAGCAAAATGAAGTGAAAAAATAAAGGGTACCTTGTGAAACAAACAGACGTATTCAGCCATAGATGTGTTTGGCAGAAGGTGAAGCAACCCCAGaaagtaaaaatgaaaacaagAGATTAAAgtgtgtaaatatatatattcacaaaGCCGAAGAAAAAGAGGAGGCTTCATTGGAATTATCCATATTGTATTTGCCTTTGTTTTCTCAGCTGCTATTAAAACAATGCCAAGAAGGGGGCTAAAAccaaagaaaggaagaagaagtaGCCAAAGAGGAGGCAAAATCCTTGTGAAGTAAACAGTGGAGCAAAGTTGAGCCTTCTATTTTCCTCTTTTGCCTCGTGGAAAACTATGACACGAAAGGGAAACAAATATATAAGCCTTGTTTTCTTAGTGTTTTTTAAATGAATCTAAAATCATATATTTTTGTTGTTTATGATTGGTACAGCTATGTACATTAGTTTGTGCAAAAACGCCAAAGAGCTAGTCAAGGTAAAGGCGGccctggccctatttcacaaatctAAAAGCGTACGGCCGTGTCAAGTGGAAGGAAGGAAGGAAGTGATTGCTTCTTCTTTTATGAACTAATTACTCAAATCTCAAACCAAATTTAACCCAGCGACGATTTTGGTGGATAAAACAAATATAGAAATTGTCTTCATCAAACCATGCATCACATTCTTCTTATACCACCAAGATTTCATTTCATTCATGATTAATTTTCcgatttattaaattttagttcAATAAACATCATTGTATATTCATATCATTGTTACATATTTAAAgtacataatattttttaatttaagaatttgaagtatgaataataataagaattatattttaaaaaaatttgattcaattttcaaattataaagtTGATTTGTTATAGTTTTTGAATTATTtggaataaataatttaaatagtttattataattcaatattttttgtgTGCACAATTTTGAAACTTAACTATTGAATATAATCGTAGGTACTACTTTTaaagaatcaaataaattagTATAGCTTTTTGAGTTAAagccaaaacaattttttttttaaaaaattctcaatTTTCTTGATAGCTAAGAGTAATATACTTATTGTAATAGTTAAAAATTGTGATATTGTGATTAGTGTGAATTTTTTCTAGATTAACTCTGTTTTTGATAAATCATTATTTAACTCTTAATAAAGtttcaattaattcaaatttttaattgaataaaataattatctaaattgaaaaaagaagaagttgattttattttttttaaaaaaatattcaaaatattttgttaaaaaaaagaaatattccttttagaaaaatgaaaaattcaaattattatattaatttttttttcaaaactatcaaaaataatataaatatcatattagtaagattaaaattatgaaataaatcattttaaaaattaaatattttattaaacaatataaatatattccatactttatttttattaacataaCAGACAGTTTTATAATGGAACTATATACTAAacattttcaatttatcaaacaagACTTAGTTATTAGCTataattttcacttaaaattgtgcctatgatttttctattttttagttAAGACCCAAATTGTGACATTTTTACTTCACTTGGAACAAATTTTTTCAACTTTCATAaaatgtcaaattaaattaaatagataaaatgAATTTAACAGTGTCACCCTCTTCATAGATAAGTAGAAGACAATGGAGAAGGGGTGAAATTGAAAATGAAGGGGGTGTTCCAATGTAGTAGTGTAAAATAATGAGATTAGCATTTATGGGAAATAAATGCTTCAAGGAATCTATTTTAAACAAATCCACCTCTTGTTTGACTTTGATTTCTAATCTCAATTTATGATACCATAATCTATTTGGCACGTGTTATGGTGTTGGACACTGTATCAATCAAATTCCACTAACCAAACACTTGGTTTAACTCACttggataaattttaaattttaaagagtaTAGGGATTTGGGGAGATATTATACCTTAGGATTTTTGAATTCAAAACTTTGGGTTTTTCGTTTTTGTGAGGCTCCATACAACTTCACGTGACAAGctagaaattatttttgtaaaacatatatatttttatgagagtaaaaatatagttttattattatattagtttatatttttataaaagttaaagtattaaattaaattttattaaatttaagagattaaagtataaattgactatttactaatttaaattttataaaatataaaaagttcaaTATGAGTTTTTGTTATTTTAGGAGGGCTAGCCCATACTAGCCCGTTTGTACcatactattataaaaataatatggataTTCAAgtgttaaaagttaaattatattttaattttttatttaaaaagcgAATAGCAAACGGactgtttttattaaattaattcatccatttctattgttatAAACCGATACGGTTGATCGAATGACCAAATAATTATACGTGACACATTATGTTTACCTCATGTTGACGTACATAGGTcattttttaatagtagaaattggtgaattttttaacaaaaaaatatttactctttgatctaatatacaagaattaattttattttattttataaataaaaaagataaaatatgatgtAACTTTTAATACGAAAATATGCATAATACATTTACCCAACTTAAAAGCATATTTAACATTGATGAGAATGTTTGCTggtaattttttttcatgtaaaGTAGGAGACAGATTGAAAAGCTCAAAATTTTAGTAGCGGCTGCGTGCCGTTTGCGgccataattaaattattgatcGGAAAAAGGCGTGTAAGTCTCCGCCACCAAACACTTAAGCATCATTCGCTTGAATTAGGGCCCCCTTTCCTCCATCCTCACAAATTTCAATTGACATTGTAACAAACAAAACCACCATTATTAAattaatcacaaattcaaaatcaatggcaaTTTTCTATGGTGATAATAACTAACAATTTTAGTCTAAAATACTTTAATTCCCGACTTCTTAAATTGGCAtaccttatttttcaatttttagtaTAAATGAGATCAATTTTCTATTCTCTAATTTTGAGGAAGATTTTAGGAGGGAAAATAACAATTTGTAATTACAACTACAATTAGATTCACACCATGCAATGTACAAAAGAATTACAAtacaataaatatatttgtataattacttttaaaattaaactttcaTATGCACAATggattaattaatcaaaatatatgtgaatctatgctcaaaaaaatatatatgtgtgaatttggataaaaaaaaaattagattaaaaaccCATACATACATAAATGTGTACACTAAACTTTAAACTTAAACACTGCAAGCTCAAAATATTAACATTtactaatatcaaaatattatcaTTTACTAATACAACTAAAACTTCATtaactaattttgaaaaaaagttaTGTTTAAACATATTTTATGGTGAGAAATCAATGAACTAGAGTTTCCAACCTGcacgaaaaatgggagggtttaggcaaaaatataggctcgaaaaatgaaattgagcAAAAAAATAAGGCTCATTTAGAAAACGAATTGGGCCTCATGTAAGGTTTTTTTGGCCCAAGGCgccctaaatttaaaaaaaaaacactattgTTTTTGCtgctattttttcatattttactgTGTTTTCCCATTTTTTGTCACTATTTTGccatcattttactattatattgctattattttgttgctaatgtttgaatattgtataataCTTATTTTCTTGtcaattttactactattttagtataaagactttttttaatttattttttatttgttgggaaatatttattttaatatttttagagtatgtattgtatttttaaaaacttttatataaaaaataaaattaatatgggccgggTCAAGctcgagttttaacatttttatccgagTAAAACTTAGGTAAAAATTTATGCCCATTTTTCGGCCTGGGCCGGTCCCAGACCTAGCAATTGgacttaaaattttgttatagTTCGACTCAACCCATGGACAACTCTACAATGAAcccattatttaattaaatatacatttttaagttttaaaaattatttttttaacttaattcagCAAGTTGCATTCGTCTATGACTTTGTATCGATAGTTCTTTTAATGAAccatcaatttttcttttttttttttttacactttCTCAACcataaaatgtgatttttttgaGGAGGTACCTTTTACATAAAAAAAGTATCCTACCttagttttcattttttataagATAAATTATAAATTCAGTTATTTATGTatggtttaaattatgttttagtcatCGAATTTAAAAAAGTTATGATATGATCATTAACATTATTGATTTGTTATATTTAGGtcactaaaatgttaaaaatcattaatggtttatatcatcatttcaataaaaaattaagtcaAATTGTACAAataatccctatatttttttccttctttttaagaaatttaattatttttctttcattttcttttaacttgtgttttttcttttccttatttcttttatttgagATGGCAAATGAGATAAACTTAGGATGTGtttaataaactaaaaatttaagtgCTGAAAAATTAAGTACTCAATGTTTAATACTAAACTTTAAAAGtgctaaatttatattaaaaaaaatatttgataaattagtatatataagtactgaatataattttattgtttgataaaagtaagtacttatttttaaaagattattcattttttttaaattttggtcttATTAACCTACTATTTTAACTGGATagttctattaaaaaataaatatgataatttgaatatttcaatttttgaaaaaaagttattttaatttttcaatttttcttttatttttttttaaaaacttagctTTCTCtatattaagtgataagtagctatctacttacttatcttattcaaatttttttgttggaaattttacattaagtaaaaaattaaaatgattatcaaacaaatttaaaaatttaaatgaagaAAGAGCATGAAGATAACCCAATTGAGAATGAGGACTATAAGAAGAGGCCCAGATCAATATTTTTCAATCCTAATGTTTCTGACTATCAGGATTCATTAGGATCTATGGAAGAGCATCCAAATGCtcactcttttattttattgacGGTTGTTAGGAGGCATGTTGATCGGGAGCCATGAAAATATTACGCTGGAATGCCTGTGAATTGGGGAGTACGCAGGCTATAAGAAGGCTTCGGTAGGTGTTAAAGGCCTATAATCCTCAAATTGTCTTATTTATGGAGTAAACTGGATGAGGTACAAACGAATAAGGTTAGAAAGAGATGTGGTTTCGTAAATGGGATTGACGTTCTGGCGATGGGTACGATAGGTGGCCTCAGTTTAGCATGGAATGACAATGATCTGGTTCAATTAAGGAgtttttcaaataatcacattgaTGTAATCATTCAAAGAATGCCTTGGTTTGTCTGTggagattttaatgaaatactTTATTCTTATGAAA
It includes:
- the LOC107901437 gene encoding nodulation protein H, with amino-acid sequence MKPPLFLRLCEYIYLHTLISCFHFYFLGLLHLLPNTSMAEYVCLFHKETVIVKSPKKSPVFLRTIVLLFGIVCGIYICTVCLRQINTVSKIKTQNLQLIESPSPDRNILAQLEARIPTLHYPKPQTFSRGECIQNPVRFFAILSMQRSGSGWFETLLNSHINISSNGEIFCAMDRRKNISTIMQTLDRVYKLDWFNSASKNECSAAVGFKWMLNQGLIEYHKEIVEYFNYQGVSVVFLFRRNLLRRMVSLLANSHDRYAKLLNGTHKSHVHSQEEAAALSSYKPIINSTSLISDLREVEMDAVKALEYFNSTRHMVVYYEDLFTNNTKLDDVQEFLGLPRMELTSRQVKIHKGPLSDFVKNWDDVIKTLNGTQYERFLQADY